CACCGAAAAAATAATAAACATCTGAAAACGGTTTTGTAAATTTATCTAATTCTTTGATGCCGGCAACATCTTGAACGACAGCGTTAGTTCCTTGTGTTCTTAGTTCATTTGCTTTTTCTATGGCTTCTTTACGTTGCTCGGAACTATAGACGATAAGTGTTGTAGGTTCTGAATCTTCTTTTAGGCTGAGCGCTTCAAGTAGGCGATCTACATGAATCCCAAAACCTGTTGCTGCTTCATTGGTTCCAAATTGACGAACAAGCTTGTCATATCGGCCACCATTTCCAACAGGAAAACCAACCTGATTTGCATAAACTTCGAAAAGAATCCCTGTGTAATAACTCATGTGACTGACTAATGTTAAATCTAACTTTACATTGTCCATCACTTGAAAATCTTTGAGAATATCAAACAGTTTTTCAATTTGCTCAATGGCTTCCCGTACAGCTTGATCATTCGATAACTCTTTTGCCCGGTCTATTACGTTTTCATCCCCAATTAGCGTTAAAAATTGTTGAAGTCTTCCACGATCAATCGATGATAAGGATAGCGACTGAATATGTTCACGATACCCCACATAATTTTTTTCAAATAAGTATCGTTTTAATTCTTGGACTCGCTCTTCTGTCCCTAATATTTCATAGAAGAAGGAATCCACAAACTGCATATGACCAATGGCAAGTGTAAAGCTCTCAAGACCCGCTCTCTTTAGAGATCCCACTAGTAATGCAATCACTTCACCATCTGCACTAGTCGTTGAATCCCCAATTAACTCAACACCCGCTTGGGAAAATTCCGCCGGGCGCCCACCTTCTCTTTGTTGGGAACGAAAAACATTCGCGCTGTAGCTTAAGCGTAATGGTGTCGTATCTTGAGCAAGTTTTGATGCTGCAACCCTTGCGATTGGAGTCGTCATATCCGGTCTGAGAACAAGGGTGTGCCCCTGTTGATCTAGGAGCTTAAAAAGCTTTTGATCGTCAATTGCCGACGTTCTACCGATGGTTTCGTAGTATTCAAGAGTCGGGGTTTGGATCAATTGGTACCCCCAGCTCTTCATTTCCTCCTCAATCTTCTGTGTGACTCTTCGCTTTCCAATATGTAAATTCGGTAGTGTATCCCTCATCCCGAGTGGTTTTTCAAACATAAATGGCTTTGTCATAAAATCACCTAATCCCTTTTGGTTAAGTTGACTTAAATTTTCTAAATCCTTTAGTTCGCTAATATGGTAGTAAATTAAAGATATATGTAGTGTAACGCTTCTGTTTAGTTTCGTCAATAAATAGAAAACTAACAATATAAAATAAGGGTTCTGAATGTTTTGTATCATTTATTGAGGTTTTTTATTAAATACTGAAATAGAACCCTCCGGATCTAATTTTTGAGGGTTTTTTGGTGAGGAGGAAGAAAACTAGGACGCATTTTGGCGTTATCTTCTAGTTTTTGTTGAGAGGAAAGAAAACTAGGGCGTATCTTGGTTTTATGTTCTAGTTTTTGGTGAGGTACAGAAAAACTAGAACGTATTTTGGTTTTTTGTTCTAGTTTTTGTTTAGAGGAAATATAACTAGGACGTATTTTGGCTTTTTGTTCTAGTTTTTGGTGAGGAACTGAATAACTAGAACGTATTTTGGTTTTATGTTCTAGTTTTTGTTTAGAGGAAAGATAACTAGGACGTATTTTGGTTTTATGTTCTAGTTTTTGGTGAGCGGAAGGAAAACTAGGACGTATTTTGGCATTATGTTCTAGTTTTGATATGGGGAAGATACCCCAACAAATAAAACCACCGCAGCCCTAGCCACAGTGGTTCTTCCATTAACCATTATTCTGTTCACGCAACGCACGCTCTTCCGCCGTATATATGACTCTCATTGGATTTCCGCCCACGAACGACCCAGCCGGAACATCCTTATGAACAAGCGTTCCCGCAGAAACGATGGCTCCATCTCCAATCGTAACTCCTGGCAATATGGTCGAATTCGCACCAATCATGACCTCATCACCAATTACCACATCGCCAAGTCGATATTCTTTAATTAAATATTCGTGTGCGAGAATCGTGGTGTTGTAGCCAATAACGGTGTTTCTGCCGACCTTTATTTTTTCTGGAAACATCACATCTAACATAACCATTAAGGCAAAAGATGTTTGATCTCCAATGTTCATCCGTAGAAACACGCGGTACAGCCAATTTTTCATCCCTAGAAACGGCGTGTATCTCGCTAATTGGATGACCATAAAGTTCTTTACAACCTTCCAAAATGGAACGGTTTTATAGACATGCCATAAGGAGTTTGCCCCTTCGACTGGAAATCGTTCTGTTTTCCTCATTTGCGGTTCACACCTAGTATATCCAGTAAATCCGTCATGTTCTGGAGCATATAATCAGGCTTGTATTGTGCAAGGTGTTCTTCACCTTTCGCAGACCAGGCTACACCTGCTGTGAGGGTTCCCGCATTTTTACCACCTAAAATATCATGATGGTTATCTCCGACCATAATCGTTTTTTCAGGAACAGCTCCTAGCAACGCCATCGCTTTTTCAACCGGCTCTGGATCTGGTTTTGGCTTTTCTACATCATCCAAAGCGACAATCACTGGAAAATGAGGTTCAAGCTTCGTTAGCTTCAACCCTTTCATAACGGTACTACGAATCTTCGTTGTAACAATTCCAATTTTATAGCCGTTTCGGACCAAGGCGTCAACCGTTTCAGCTACACCCGCAAACTCCTTCACAAGGCGATCATGCTCACGAAGATTAAATTCTCGGTACGTTTCAATCATTTCATCTACTTTCGATGGATTTACAGATTCAAACGTTTCTTTCAGAGTTGGACCCATAAAAGGAAGAACATGCTCCCGTTCATACTGCCCAGGAAAATACGTTTCCATCGTATGAAGAAACGACTGAATAATTAACTCATTGGTATCAATTAAAGTTCCATCTAAATCAAATAGTATTGTATCAACTTGAGTGGCCATAGGTTGGTTCCTTTCTTTTATTCCATTCTGCCCGTTTCCAAATCGTTGCAACCACAATGGTTAAAGCAACCGCTGTACATAATCGAATGAGTAGTAACGGAAGAATCGGGATGCCGAGTGGCACAAAGATTAACGTATCCTCTACTACCGCGTGGCACGCGACAAGGAATATAAACGCGAGAGTAGCATCCTTACGACTTACGCCATCTTCTTTGACGGCCTGAATCATGATTCCTGCACCGTAAGCCAGGCCAATCGTTAACCCGGCAACCAATGTCATGGATGTATTTTCCTTCATTCCAAGTCCTCTAGTGACAGGCGCCATCCAGCGTGAAAATACATCCAGCCATTTTTTATCTTTGAGAATCTGCATAATAACCATCAGCGGAATCACAATTAAAGCAAGCTGGAGAATTCCAAGACTCGCTTTTTGTAAGCCCTCAAATACAATGGCTCCCCATGTATCGGGTGTACTTTCTTTAGCAGGAAGCAGCCCATATTGAGCAATGCTTCCCCCACCCTTCCAGAGGAGATTGATTAAAATGGCCGAAACAGATGCAAGCCCGAGTCTTACCAAAAGAATGACCCAGAGCTTGACTCCCACCTTTAACGCAACGCCGGTCTCAATAAATAAATTATGTGAGAACGAAAGCATCACGGCTAATATGAAGACTTCTTTTACCGTTAAATCTATAGATAGGATCGCTCCAATCCCTGCATATAAGTTTAAGGTATTACCTAAAACCAACGGAATGGCAGCTTCTCCACTTAATCCAAACACACCCATGATTGGAGAAATAAGGTCAATCACCCACGGTAAAACCGGTGTGAACTGTAAAATATATACAAGTAATGTAACAGGAAAAATAACTTTTCCTAATGTCCAAGTCGTCTTAAGACCTACCTGTAGACCTTTCTTACAGGACGACAAAAGCATCCTACATACCCCCAGCTGTTATCCTTCTAAGTAGCGTTCTTTTGCAAAACCTTTTGTTCTTCTGAAAATCCAAATCGCAATGGCAACCACAATAAGTACGAGTGATAGTACCTGAGCAATTCGAAGATCCATCGTCAACATTAGACTATCCGTTCTCATTCCTTCAACGAAAAATCTCCCAATAGAATACCAGATTACATAAGATAAGAAAATTTCACCGCGTTTCAGGTTAACTCTTCTTAAACCTAACAACACAAGAATTCCGACTGCATTCCATATAGATTCATATAGGAATGTTGGGTGGTAATAGGCCCCATTGATATACATTTGGTTGATAATCCAATCTGGTAGGAATAGG
The window above is part of the Bacillus carboniphilus genome. Proteins encoded here:
- a CDS encoding ATP phosphoribosyltransferase regulatory subunit, with amino-acid sequence MTKPFMFEKPLGMRDTLPNLHIGKRRVTQKIEEEMKSWGYQLIQTPTLEYYETIGRTSAIDDQKLFKLLDQQGHTLVLRPDMTTPIARVAASKLAQDTTPLRLSYSANVFRSQQREGGRPAEFSQAGVELIGDSTTSADGEVIALLVGSLKRAGLESFTLAIGHMQFVDSFFYEILGTEERVQELKRYLFEKNYVGYREHIQSLSLSSIDRGRLQQFLTLIGDENVIDRAKELSNDQAVREAIEQIEKLFDILKDFQVMDNVKLDLTLVSHMSYYTGILFEVYANQVGFPVGNGGRYDKLVRQFGTNEAATGFGIHVDRLLEALSLKEDSEPTTLIVYSSEQRKEAIEKANELRTQGTNAVVQDVAGIKELDKFTKPFSDVYYFFGERRRDA
- a CDS encoding acyltransferase; this translates as MRKTERFPVEGANSLWHVYKTVPFWKVVKNFMVIQLARYTPFLGMKNWLYRVFLRMNIGDQTSFALMVMLDVMFPEKIKVGRNTVIGYNTTILAHEYLIKEYRLGDVVIGDEVMIGANSTILPGVTIGDGAIVSAGTLVHKDVPAGSFVGGNPMRVIYTAEERALREQNNG
- a CDS encoding nucleoside recognition domain-containing protein, with amino-acid sequence MLLSSCKKGLQVGLKTTWTLGKVIFPVTLLVYILQFTPVLPWVIDLISPIMGVFGLSGEAAIPLVLGNTLNLYAGIGAILSIDLTVKEVFILAVMLSFSHNLFIETGVALKVGVKLWVILLVRLGLASVSAILINLLWKGGGSIAQYGLLPAKESTPDTWGAIVFEGLQKASLGILQLALIVIPLMVIMQILKDKKWLDVFSRWMAPVTRGLGMKENTSMTLVAGLTIGLAYGAGIMIQAVKEDGVSRKDATLAFIFLVACHAVVEDTLIFVPLGIPILPLLLIRLCTAVALTIVVATIWKRAEWNKRKEPTYGHSS
- the ppaX gene encoding pyrophosphatase PpaX; the encoded protein is MATQVDTILFDLDGTLIDTNELIIQSFLHTMETYFPGQYEREHVLPFMGPTLKETFESVNPSKVDEMIETYREFNLREHDRLVKEFAGVAETVDALVRNGYKIGIVTTKIRSTVMKGLKLTKLEPHFPVIVALDDVEKPKPDPEPVEKAMALLGAVPEKTIMVGDNHHDILGGKNAGTLTAGVAWSAKGEEHLAQYKPDYMLQNMTDLLDILGVNRK